A window from Oreochromis aureus strain Israel breed Guangdong linkage group 16, ZZ_aureus, whole genome shotgun sequence encodes these proteins:
- the LOC116326142 gene encoding trace amine-associated receptor 13c-like, with translation MEIQNEAELCFPELLNSSCRRTTLHWSKAVLLYIVLFCISLITAALNLLVIISVSHFRQLHTPTNILLLSLAVSDFLVGLLLMPLEIVRGMTCWVLGDLMCSVYIFLTGNVTCASIGNIVLISVDRYVAICYPLHYPTRITVARVKLSVCLCWFYAIFYISLYAKDSLIEPGRYSSCYGECVLVVSVVVGIVDLVLSYFVPVTVIIVLYMRVFVVAVSQARAMRSHVTTVALQRSLNQTNKSELKAARTLGILVVVFLLCSCPYYCISFARDNYSSVPSIVFGLFFLNSSLNPLIYAMFYPWFRKTVTLIVTLQILQTGSCEVSIL, from the exons ATGGAGATACAAAATGAAGCTGAGCTTTGCTTTCCAGAACTCCTCAACAGTTCCTGCAGGAGGACGACACTTCACTGGTCCAAAGCTGTACTGCTGTACATTGTGCTGTTCTGCATTTCTCTGATCACTGCTGCTCTAAACCTTCTGGTCATCATCTCAGTCTCCCACTTCAG GCAGCTTCACACACCCActaacatcctcctcctctctctggctGTTTCAGACTTTCTTGTGGGCCTCCTATTGATGCCATTAGAAATTGTTAGAGGCATGACCTGCTGGGTACTTGGTGATCTTATGTGTTCTGTTTATATTTTCCTTACTGGCAACGTTACCTGTGCTTCAATAGGGAACATAGTTCTAATATCAGTTGACCGTTATGTGGCTATTTGTTACCCTCTGCATTATCCCACCAGAATTACTGTGGCGAGAGTCAAACTAAGTGTTTGTCTATGTTGGTTTTATGCCATTTTCTACATCAGTCTTTATGCAAAAGACTCTCTGATTGAACCAGGCAGGTATAGTTCTTGCTACGGAGAGTGTGTCCTGGTTGTCAGTGTTGTTGTAGGGATTGTTGACCTTGTTTTATCCTATTTTGTTCCAGTTACTGTCATCATAGTTCTGTATATGAGAGTGTTTGTGGTGGCTGTGTCTCAGGCTCGCGCCATGCGCTCTCATGTTACAACTGTCGCACTTCAGCGTTCATTGAATCAAACTAACAAATCTGAGTTGAAAGCAGCCAGGACTCTTGGGATTCTTGTAGTTGTGTTTCTACTGTGCTCTTGCCCATACTACTGCATCTCGTTTGCAAGGGATAACTATAGCTCAGTACCATCTATTGTGTTTGGTCTGTTTTTCTTAAATTCCTCTCTAAATCCTCTGATCTATGCAATGTTCTACCCTTGGTTTAGAAAAACTGTTACACTAATTGTCACTCTACAGATCCTGCAGACTGGTTCTTGTGAGGTCAGTATACTGTAg
- the LOC120433528 gene encoding tripartite motif-containing protein 29-like: MLADLVEELKKTGLQAAPADHCYAGPEDVACDVCTGRKMKAFKSCLVCLASYCEKHLQPHYDVVPLKKHKLVEPSKKLQENICSRHDEVMKMFCRTDQQSIRYLCPVDEHKDHDTVSAAAERTDRQRELEVSRQYIQQRIQDREKDVKLLQQVMDPINQSADKTMEHSEKIFTEVIHLIQKRSDVKQQIRSLQETEKKSKTVVQHLDTQGMFPNSDPWEQGMYHFLSSGPELEILGDI; encoded by the exons ATGTTAGCAGATTTAGTGGAGGaactgaagaagactggactccaggctgctcctgctgatcactgttatgctggacctgaagatgtggcctgtgatgtctgcactggaagaaaaatgaaagcctTCAAGTCCTGTTTAGTCTGTCTGGCATCTTACTGCGAGAAACACCTTCAGCCTCATTATGATGTGGttccattaaagaaacacaagctggtggagccctccaagaagctccaggagaacatctgctctcgtcatgatgaggtgatgaagatgttctgccgtactgatcagcagagtatcCGTTATCTCTGCCCTGTGGATGAACATAAAGACCATGACACagtctcagctgcagcagaaaggactgatAGGCAGAGAGAGCTGGAGGTGAGTCGACAAtacatccagcagagaatccaggacagagagaaagatgtgaagctgcttcaacaggtGATGGATCCCATCAATCAGTCTGCTGATAAAACAATGGAGCACAGTGAGAAGATCTTCACTGAGGTGATTCATCTCATCCAGAAAAGATCTGATGTAAAGCAGCAGATCAGATCCCtgcaggaaactgaa aaaaagtccaaaacgGTAGTCCAACATCTCGATACGCAGGGCATGTTTCCCAACTCCGACCCATGGGAACAGGGCATGTACCACTTTCTGTCCAGTGGTCCAGAGCTTGAAATCCTGGGGGACATCTGA